Proteins from a genomic interval of Rhodothermus marinus:
- a CDS encoding threo-3-hydroxy-L-aspartate ammonia-lyase, whose protein sequence is MITLLPTYADVEAAARRLEGVAHRTPVMRSRTLDRLTGATLFFKCEHFQRAGSFKFRGAYNALATLPEAERRRGVLTYSSGNHAQALALAGRLLGVRVTVVMPQNAPEVKRAATAGYGAEIVLYDPEQITREELGRRLAAERGLTIIPPYDHPQIVAGQGTAARELLEEVKSLDVLLVPCGGGGLLSGSALSVRALAPRCRVIGVEPERADDATRSFRTGRLHRVHNPDTIADGARTPSLGEVTFPLVRQYVDDMVTVSETAILQAMYVLWERLKLVVEPTGALPLAALLENRVAVAGRRVGLILSGGNVDLRRAATLFAELHQLPELPPSV, encoded by the coding sequence ATGATAACCCTGCTACCCACCTATGCCGATGTCGAGGCGGCGGCCCGGCGCCTGGAAGGTGTCGCCCACCGCACGCCGGTCATGCGCAGCCGCACGCTCGATCGCCTGACAGGAGCCACGCTGTTTTTCAAGTGCGAGCATTTTCAGCGCGCCGGCTCTTTCAAATTCCGCGGTGCCTACAATGCATTGGCCACGCTTCCGGAGGCCGAACGCCGTCGGGGTGTGCTCACCTACTCCTCGGGCAACCACGCCCAGGCGCTGGCGCTGGCCGGACGCCTGCTCGGTGTGCGGGTGACGGTGGTCATGCCGCAGAATGCCCCGGAAGTCAAGCGGGCGGCCACGGCCGGCTACGGCGCCGAGATTGTGCTGTACGATCCGGAGCAGATCACGCGTGAAGAACTGGGGCGGCGACTGGCTGCCGAACGCGGGCTGACGATCATTCCGCCCTACGACCATCCGCAGATCGTGGCCGGACAGGGCACGGCGGCCCGGGAGCTGCTGGAAGAAGTAAAGTCGCTCGACGTGCTGCTGGTGCCCTGTGGGGGCGGCGGTCTGCTTTCGGGCTCGGCGCTCAGCGTTCGGGCGCTGGCGCCCCGGTGCCGCGTGATCGGCGTCGAGCCCGAGCGGGCCGACGATGCCACGCGCTCGTTCCGCACCGGCCGCCTGCACCGCGTGCACAACCCGGACACCATCGCCGACGGCGCCCGCACACCCTCGCTGGGTGAGGTCACCTTCCCGCTGGTGCGGCAATATGTGGACGACATGGTGACCGTCTCGGAAACGGCCATCCTGCAGGCCATGTACGTGCTCTGGGAGCGGCTCAAGCTGGTGGTCGAGCCCACCGGAGCGCTGCCGCTGGCCGCCCTGCTCGAAAACCGGGTGGCCGTCGCGGGTCGGCGGGTCGGACTGATCCTCAGCGGCGGCAACGTCGATCTGCGCCGCGCCGCCACGCTCTTTGCCGAACTGCACCAGTTGCCCGAATTGCCCCCCAGCGTATGA
- a CDS encoding TIGR02757 family protein — protein sequence MTVDRQMLDALVAHYEQPDFIATDPIAIPHAFDDARDQEVIGLYAALLAWGRRSIILQKLEELCARMDYRPYRFVRFFDPERDAERLRTFRHRTFQPEDALWLTRNLQALLTRYDTIEHFVAAHLPADAPDIGPAIEALSRALCGLPGTPPRLRKHLPCPSTGSACKRLALYFRWMVRPGPVDLGLWRAVRPAQLVLPLDVHVGRQARAWGLLRRKTNDWKAVQELTAVCRRFCPDDPVRYDFALFGAALLSASPEASSLPTAR from the coding sequence ATGACCGTCGATCGCCAGATGCTGGACGCATTGGTTGCGCACTACGAGCAGCCGGACTTCATCGCCACCGATCCGATCGCCATTCCGCACGCCTTTGACGACGCGCGCGATCAGGAGGTGATCGGGCTGTACGCCGCGTTGCTGGCCTGGGGGCGTCGGTCGATCATCCTGCAAAAGCTGGAAGAACTGTGCGCGCGCATGGACTACCGGCCCTACCGCTTCGTGCGTTTTTTCGACCCCGAGCGCGATGCGGAGCGGCTGCGCACGTTTCGACATCGCACCTTTCAGCCGGAAGATGCCCTGTGGCTGACGCGCAACCTGCAGGCCCTGCTGACCCGCTACGACACGATCGAACACTTCGTGGCCGCGCACCTGCCGGCCGACGCACCCGACATCGGTCCGGCCATCGAGGCGTTGAGCCGGGCGCTCTGCGGGCTGCCGGGCACTCCCCCCCGCCTGCGCAAGCACCTGCCCTGCCCTTCCACGGGTAGCGCCTGCAAACGGCTGGCGCTTTACTTTCGCTGGATGGTGCGGCCCGGGCCGGTCGATCTGGGGCTGTGGCGCGCGGTACGTCCGGCACAACTGGTGCTGCCGTTGGACGTGCACGTCGGACGCCAGGCGCGGGCCTGGGGACTGCTCCGGCGTAAAACCAACGACTGGAAAGCGGTGCAGGAGCTGACGGCCGTCTGTCGCCGCTTCTGTCCGGACGATCCGGTGCGCTACGACTTCGCGCTGTTCGGCGCGGCGCTGTTGAGTGCTTCCCCAGAGGCCAGCTCCTTGCCGACGGCCCGGTAG